From a single Petroclostridium xylanilyticum genomic region:
- a CDS encoding HlyC/CorC family transporter produces MDPGSVVQLFILGILLCVSSFFSASETALMSLSKIRIRHMLDEKISGADLVHKLVDNPSKLLGTILVGNNVVNIGASALATSLALEFFGNSGVGIATGMMTILVLIFGEITPKAIAAQNSEKVSLKIAKPISLIVIVLSPVVIIFTRISNVLVKALGGKTDKAQPFVTEEELKTIVNVGHEEGVLEVEEKQMIYNVFEFGDLYAKDVMIQRTDIVAVDVNSTYQEIIDTIKMEQFSRMPVYSETIDNIVGILNVKDLVYLENIHKNFDIKKFMREPFYTFEFQRIAVLFKQMKKNRVHMAIVLDEYGGTAGIVTIEDLIEEIVGDIEDEYDETENKINVIREDEYLVAGNTKIELINEMIGVNIQSEEFDSIGGFVIGQLGRFPREGEKLEYDNIKLIVENIEKNRIKKIRIFT; encoded by the coding sequence TTGGATCCGGGCAGCGTGGTGCAGTTATTTATTCTAGGGATTCTTTTATGTGTATCGTCATTTTTTTCTGCGTCAGAAACAGCTCTAATGTCGTTAAGTAAAATCAGAATCCGGCATATGTTAGATGAAAAAATTAGCGGGGCAGACCTTGTTCACAAGCTGGTGGACAACCCCAGTAAATTGCTGGGAACCATACTTGTAGGTAACAATGTTGTCAATATAGGTGCTTCCGCTTTAGCAACCTCTCTCGCCCTTGAATTTTTCGGAAATAGCGGTGTAGGTATTGCAACTGGAATGATGACTATTCTTGTTTTAATCTTTGGTGAGATAACTCCTAAAGCTATAGCAGCACAAAACTCAGAAAAAGTCTCTTTAAAAATTGCAAAACCAATCTCTTTAATAGTCATCGTGTTAAGTCCGGTTGTAATAATATTTACACGTATATCAAATGTCCTGGTAAAAGCATTGGGAGGAAAAACAGACAAAGCCCAGCCTTTTGTCACTGAGGAGGAATTAAAAACCATCGTTAATGTAGGACATGAAGAAGGTGTTTTAGAGGTTGAAGAAAAGCAGATGATATATAACGTTTTTGAATTTGGAGATCTATACGCTAAAGATGTTATGATCCAGAGAACTGATATTGTTGCTGTTGATGTAAATTCAACATATCAAGAAATCATTGATACCATTAAAATGGAACAGTTTTCCCGTATGCCGGTTTATAGCGAAACAATTGATAATATTGTAGGTATTTTGAATGTTAAAGACCTGGTTTACCTCGAAAATATTCATAAGAACTTCGATATCAAAAAATTTATGCGGGAACCTTTTTATACTTTTGAATTTCAAAGAATTGCTGTATTATTTAAACAGATGAAGAAAAATAGGGTCCATATGGCTATAGTACTGGATGAATATGGTGGAACCGCAGGTATTGTTACTATTGAAGACCTGATTGAAGAAATAGTAGGCGACATAGAAGATGAATATGATGAAACTGAGAATAAAATAAATGTTATAAGAGAAGATGAATATCTCGTAGCCGGCAATACTAAAATTGAACTTATTAATGAAATGATCGGGGTTAATATTCAATCGGAAGAGTTTGATTCCATAGGAGGCTTTGTAATAGGGCAGCTTGGAAGATTTCCAAGAGAGGGAGAAAAACTGGAATATGACAATATCAAGTTAATTGTCGAAAACATTGAAAAAAATAGAATAAAGAAGATAAGAATTTTTACATAA
- a CDS encoding NADH peroxidase: MKKFVCSICGYVHEGNEPPEKCPQCKAPAEKFTEKKEGALQWADEHRIGIAKDIDPEVIEGLKANFMGECTEVGMYLAMSRQADREGYPEIAEAYKRIAFEEAEHAAKFAELLGEVVFADTKKNLQLRVEAEFGACSGKKDLATKAKQLNYDAIHDTVHEMCKDEARHGAAFAGLLKRYFGK; the protein is encoded by the coding sequence ATGAAAAAATTTGTATGTTCAATTTGTGGATATGTACATGAAGGAAATGAGCCACCGGAAAAATGTCCTCAATGTAAGGCTCCTGCCGAGAAATTTACAGAGAAAAAAGAAGGGGCATTACAATGGGCTGACGAGCACAGAATTGGTATAGCAAAGGATATTGACCCTGAAGTGATTGAAGGACTTAAAGCGAATTTTATGGGAGAATGTACTGAAGTAGGCATGTATCTTGCCATGAGCCGTCAGGCTGATAGAGAAGGCTATCCTGAAATTGCAGAGGCTTACAAGAGAATTGCTTTTGAAGAAGCTGAACATGCCGCAAAATTTGCAGAGCTCCTTGGTGAAGTTGTTTTTGCTGATACCAAGAAGAATCTTCAATTAAGAGTAGAAGCTGAATTCGGAGCTTGCAGCGGTAAGAAAGATCTGGCTACAAAAGCTAAACAATTAAATTATGATGCCATCCATGATACCGTTCATGAAATGTGCAAAGATGAAGCTCGCCACGGTGCAGCATTTGCAGGATTGCTTAAGAGATATTTTGGCAAATAA